The genomic window TATGTACCTAATAATGTATAGATAGCGACTATAGCGTTATCCTTTGTTACCCTACGTTACGTATTAAAAGCTAAAATTTGGCAGTTGGTTTAATTGTATCTATGgccaaaaaatttataaaaaaattgttttttctcctCTGGCAATATCTAAATACTATACTTGCGACatgaaatttacaaaaacaaatctactAAATATGGGGCAGATTACTGCGAAATGTTCTATATTGTATGATTTAACtgatttgtaatttatttgaCACGTTAACCAGTTTGTTTATGCACTGTATACACTTACATTCTACTAATATTTGATAATGATCTTTTTCATTGGAactacatattatttttagttatttatacAACAAAGTGGGATCGGAACAACCTATTTAAAAGTACCACAGAGTTCACcctaaaacagtttttttgcagaagataaaacatgaaaaaagaaactttgatgGATCAATGAAATGGTTCTCCTTTCCATATGTCTTGTTTCTCAAATTATAGTCAACTTTTCGAcatactttttaaaagttcatGAGGTTACCCTCTTTAATtgagttttaaaaatagaCCACAAAATTTATGTGTTCATTTACATATCATATcgatttaatttcttaaatctaaTCAGATAGTTTAGCCTGTATACTGATTAGTTAGTCAAAATGAGAATTTTCAAGTCACAAGTTCGAACATTATAGTAGATAAGAGACCAAATTAATCTCCTCTAATTTTCGGGGTAGAAAAATTATGGacctaaattatatatatgtgtgtgcaTACTGTTAATATacaaagacatatatatatatatatatatattttgatgaaaggtttaatttatttactcAAGAAAGCGTCTACGTACAAAGTATGAGTATATGTTGAATACCATATAACCTAGTTCCAACTAACAAGTTAAGTGGTAGAGAATAAAATAGTGAAACTGAATATGTAAGGAATATGTCTCACAACTATTTAACTAAATAATTGGAGGAATAGAAGCTCTGCTCTTCACTTGTCTCCCTACTTACCAGTTACCACCTTCCTACTCTCTTCTACTTTGGTTTTCGAGCTAGCTTATACATATACCCTTATAAATATGCATACTATTTACTTgcacaaaaacagaaaaatatagtTTCCACTAGCTAAATAGTATTTCGGttataaaaaaactacttTAATTTTTGACTAACTCGAGAAAGTACAAACAATTATTTCTAAGAAATGtaaattatgtatatgaaGTAGCTACtatcattattctttttaCTTATAAGTACTGTAGTTTTTTActcaatgtttttgttattaggTTTTTTAGTATTAAGTTGTTAATATTGGGGCTACATAAAgccaaacaaacatatatgattGGCATAGTCAAGTTCTCAACAAGCTATCCTCTAACGAAGCATTTGGGTAACGACATGTCGTCGTATATATATCTAGATACACGTACAtattaaattagaaatttaCTCCAAAAGCAGAGGATTCTCGTAATCATTACCAAGTCGGCTCGAAAGTAGTTTATATACATTACTATGAATACATTTCCAAATGAAGATGCCCGTGATTTATGACCCCacaaattcaaagacaaagacaaaaaaaatatataccctaTTAAACCGGTTTGGTTTAGATACAGTCCCAACCATAGAAGATACAATCTTACTACATATACTTTACGTTgcaaatttataaataccaACCCATGTCAGTGTCTTGTTGGTGTTGCTTAAAAAGAATgacacaaatattaaattccACGTAGGGACCTTCGCTGATCATTACATATTCGGTTCGTTTTCACTTATCACGTGGGTAATATTTGATGTTATGAAAGTGTTCAAAAACTACgtaaattatagtttttgcacccaaaaaataaaatacaaatggtTGAGTTTGTATACAGGGAAACATGCAGACATAAcctcaaactttttttttttttgcaaagcTACCTTTCACCTGCAACACAACCATCCAAGTCATAACTTAGCTCGAGTAAATGATCTCTCAACGAGAGCATGCGTTCAcaacttaataaaaaaactcaataatttatcaaaactaCAGTAcgttgttttaaatattttaaaaaactaacatAATGTGAAATAGGGACCGTAAAATGACTTAACAATTGAACAAATAACCTAAACCGTGTAAGACTATATTATAAAGATTCGAACACATGACATGAACTCAAGACATAACCATATAATACACGTACATCTTTTGATAAATCATGAAGAATaatatcaaaaagaaattctTGGTAATGAGTCGAAAATCAAACcattaaattttcaaactcgAATGTTTGTAGATGTAAAATTTTAGGAAGTTTCATGTATAAAAAGTAACCATGTTCGGAACTGAATAAAAGCTATAAAAGGACTTTGTTAACTTCGGAATCCGTAAGTTCAGAATTGTCTCGACTAAAATAAAGGTCCAAAATCAGTACTAATGTACTATGTAATATGTATCATTGCTAAGCCGCACAatcatgaaattttattttggtactACAAAGCCGCAAAATCAGTACTATGCATCATTGCAAAATCAGTACTATGCATCCGAGAGagtgttgaaaaaaaaatttggtacTACAAAGCCGCAAAATCAGTACTATGCATCATTGCTAAGATGAGGTAACTGTCCATTAAGCCGACGAAATTcggttttcatttttctcattttgattttttctagGTGTCAGACTCGTCACTCCCAATGTCTGAACcgaaattaaaaaccaatcCAAACCATAAGACCGTTTGAAGACATTgcaattttggttatttccGGTTACCTTTCGCATGTATGCAAATATAAACAGATTTTATGTACACAATTGGACGATCTATTTTCCGAACAAttgatatacaaaaatataaccCACCGGACTTTTTTTCTACACGTTATGTATATTTACTTCTTTCAACGACGTTTCTAAGACTCGTCCGGCTTTGGTTCGAGAGTTACAGAGATTTTCTCCTTGTGATCGCCTCTTAGAACCTCTACGGTCACCTAATCAACATCATCAGTGTCAAAACTATCTCGGATGCAGAAACTAATTGACAAAAACTGCGGAGTTTACCTCATCGCCGACTTTGCATTGATCGAGAATCCGGTACAGATCACTCCCGTTAGAGACTTTTGTACCGTTCACCGACGTGATTATGTCTCCTAGTACTAGTCTCCCGTAACCATCACGTTTTGTTGACTGAAGTCCCTGTGGAACAAAACCAATTTTACACATTTCAATATTAAAACCGCGGAGTGAAACATAGAGAAAATATCTGTTATATGGAAACTTGGAAACAGGAAGAGCTTACGGCTTTGCCGGCTGGACCACTTGGAGGAGCATCCAAGACGAGCACACCGCTCACTCCCAATTGCTCAACAGATTGGTCCGGTGCGAATTTGATACCTAAGATTGGTCTGGTGACTTTACCAAATCTCACCAGCTGATCAACGATACCACCAACCTGAACATGAGAGAAACAGAGCTCGAAACAACTTTAGTCTCCCGTTAGTGGATTCAATGATAGAGAAAGACTCTATCTGATCAGATTTGCAATGggtaaaaaagaagagagaactCACTGTATCAACTGGGATCGAAAAGCCCACTCCAGAAGATGCACCAGAAGGAGAATAAATGGCTGTGTTTATACCAATTAACGTTCCTGAGCTATCTAGAAGAGGTCCTCCGCTGTTACCAGGGTTAATGGCTGCATCTGTCTGTATCACATCTTGAATTGGACGACCAGTTGCAGCAGAACTAATTTCTCTTCGCAAACCACTGTACAAATCATAATGCACAAACATGCTACAGTTTtaataagagaaaaggaaTAGTATAGCCATTTGGCATGAAGAGGGGcaagagaaaatatatgtatcCAGTATCCTCAAGTACCAATCATCTTTTTTGACACTTTCATTTGTGAGTTCGTTATGAGAAGAACACATCTGATTAGAGTAGAATGcaacttaaaaaaaagagaagacaaatataatttaacatacCTTATAACACCAGTTGTGAGAGTATGATCAAGTCCAAACTGCACAAAAAAGTTCTTGCTTTAGTGCGTATGAACAAGAAACATAAGTATTGACCTAGCTAGCAATAGAAAACACAAAGCAGAGCTTTAATCTATGATCACTTTAAGGATGTATACTCACTGGATTGCCAATGGCAAAGACTTTCTGGCCAACAAGCAGATCAGCAGAGACTCCAACAGGTATAggtcttaatttgtttttcggTGCATCAATACGTAATACTGCAACATCCTTATCTTGGTCAAATCCAACAACTTTTGCATCAAATGTTGTTTGATCAGCAAGAGTGACCCTGTTATATACATCATCCAACTTCCTTATCATacacaaacatcaaaagaaaccATCCAAAGAAACAATGTACTCATTATAAAACTAAGAATACAACAATTACTAATTCCAATTTCTAtcaaaaatcaatcagattCTCAAAGTTTCAACATAACTAACCTGAGATCAGAAGCACCACGAATAACATGGTAATTGGTAACAATATGACCTTGCTTATCCCACACAAATCCTGAACCAGAGCCTTGAGGTACCTCAAGAACGTCCAATGTAAACGCGTCCTGCCTAATTCAAACAACATTAGACCAATCCTCAAATCACGGAgagaagaaattcaaaacgAAATTCACCAGAGAGAAATCAAATTCAGATACCTCACGGCGAGATTAGTGATGTAAACAACGGAAGGAGTGTTCTCTTGAAACAAACGAACCGTCGCGAGCTCATCAGTTTGAAGTTTCTTCGGAGTACTAACTACAAACGCCGAGGCAGATTCAACGGCGGGAGAAGCGGCGAAGAGTGAAAACGATAACGCGACGGAGGtacagaggaggaagaaaggTTTAACGGCGGAGAACGGAGTAAAATGAAGAGtatcatcatcgtcgtctCTGTTGTTGTCGTTTAGTGAAAGCTTCGAGAGGATTCGGAAATAGCGTTTGGATCGGATTGGGTAAAGAGAAATTGGAGAGGATcgtgaagaagagagattgaagaaggagaggtgagaagaaggaggagagtGAAGGAAGAGAGTGGAAGAAAGGAGAAGCGAACAACTCGTCGTCGTCGccatttagtttcttcttcttcttctggtcaTGGGACAATGGGATTGTGGtctctgttttatttcatttttttttgtaattaaaaatattaatttttgaaaataatggTTTTTCTATGCGAAGCTATGGTTTTGTATACGTAACCGAATCGAACCgaaattgaattgaaatttGTTTAGTAAACCACTATTTTATGATCTTATGAATCTGGAATAAACAAAACCGggtcttttttttgttaccgAATCAAATTGAATCGAAAACTTTTTGtactttgaaaataaatttaaacagtAACCTTTATTATGgtaaatattataaagaatGTTGTTACTTATATCCATAACCCGTAGTACACCAATAatcgattttttaaaatttttaaatttaagttgtatttctttatattatttgttttgtttttgtttgatatttgttCACCCGTAATATATCATCCCATATAAATATCGTTCCAAACCGAATGAAAagtccaaaaacaaatcaggaTTTCGCTTCATTTAAGAACTTCGAAAAATCAAAAGCCCAAAAAGACCAAACTTAAGAGTTTAAACCAGATAATCCACTCCTAATTTTGAACACTAAACACTTGTACTCCATAAGAGTAAAAATGGTTATTCCTAAGTAATTCTTCTTTCGTCGAACTTATTAAATACTTGACTTGGTTGATATCTAAATCTACTAGATAAAAGTGCAAAAAGATTAATGGTGTAGTTTAGAGAATCTTCTGGGACGGTCTAAGTTCTTTTGGCAGCTCACTAAAATTCTCTGCGTCCACATCGGCTTGATACATTGGTCTCTTCCCCATTTTCCACACAATCCCTTCAGCTAAATGTTCTTTGTTCGGTGTCAGCATTACAAAGTTTGGATCAGCTCTTTGGTAACTGcaatttcacaaaataaaacaatgtgAAGAAGATCATGAAGCTAAAGAGggttgatttaattttaaacttgTCACAAATGGACTGACCTGGCTTCTCTTAAGTTATCAACACGTAGACCGAACCCACATTGGACATTTCCAGTCCTATGATTAGTTGTTGCTGCATAAAAAATGAGTCCAAACATGTTCAAATACCAAGAACCTATGTTCATCTTGATTTCGCTGCATTCAGGTTATTTATCAACGCATACCTGAAATATTGAATGCGAAAGACGGTTTCCACCACGACTTGAATGCTAATGACAATGTTGAGCTATGAGCTCCGACTTTACCCTGCAAAAGTTGAAAATGTTACATACTGAGCAAAATTTGAGATAAATGGTTTCTTTTTGAGTAACTCGATAaggtaaatatttttttataccTTCAGCAAAAAGTTCTTGTTGGCCTGCCAAGACGCAGCCACCTGCAATAAAGAATCTGGGGCATTGGGTGGCGTCTTGGAATCATCAACCCTTCAATATTAAGACGAAATATAAAGTTCTGTTTCTGTATAGACAAACAGTAgctacaatgttttttttttttttacttagaGATGTTCACTACCTCGATTGTagctcaaaaccaaaatcaatgtAGTTTGTGATTCCAACTACTTGGTTTTCTTCGAAAGGATTTTGCACCTGTTCCAAGTCCATTAAATCGATTTCATATTGAGCCAAAGATGTGctaaactttatatatggAAGACTAGTATAAGATGCAGCACAGAAAAAGGACTTGTTTGAAAGAGTTGTACCCGTCTTTGGACCACTACGTGTTGGTAGAACGAAGCAATAAACTGCATTTACAAGAAAGATAACATAATCAGCAAGACTAAAAATGCTACAAAATGGATGATATGCCATTAGATAAATAATGTGGTCGTTTGTCAAGTTCCATGAGATACTGAAAAATTGTTTGGGGTTAAGACTTGTGCATACAGACAGCAAAACAACATGTTTTCATCTAcacggattttaaaagaatcacCTGAGAGCTTCTTGCTAGTTCAATGCCAATGTTAAAAGAAGGAGTCAAGGGGCTTTGTGACCCTACTCCATAGCCAGCAGCACAACTCCAGTTTCTTGGGTCTGTGTACTTTGCCAAATCTTTGCTTCCatctaaaacaaaatccaataaCAATTGTTGATGCTCACTTTCTTTCAATCACATAATTTATAGATACTAGTTTCCACATGTGATGCGTAAAATCTGTTCaacagaaataaaacaatgtaAACTAACTCACGTAGCGGCTCATATTGTACTCCTACTGTAAGACTTCCCATCTTGCTTACAAGCCATGCATGCTTTGGCAATTCGTTATTCGCTGAATTGAAGAATCAAAGGGTCAGCATTGtgtccaaaagaaaacaacgtGAATTCACAGAGCAACTTTATGCGCTTACCACTAAAAGGAGTGACAGTAGCTCCGACAGACAAATTCGTTGAGCCATATCTCAACCCCATGATTCTATATTCTTCAGATGATTTTCCACTACAGAGACAACATATATTCACCCTCACAATATTACATCTAATCTAAATATAACAACAGGGTACACACCTAGATACGACTTACGtaatttttgaaatcaaagGGTAGACCGCAAATGCCCCGATTCCATATTTAGGATAGTAAGCAGAAGACCTCATTAGAAGAACCCTTAATGATGatgacaaacaaaacaaacaatttcaaaacattaaactACTGTAATGAACATAACCTCCAAGAATATATCAAAAGTAGCACAAAGTTTACGGATTCGAGGTTGACACAGAGAGATCAACAAAAGTATGAGGATCATCAACATCACTgcatatttatcaaaaacaaactaatcaGTATTCCAATTCTCCAACAACTACTTGTAATCTTTCagattaaaaactaaagaatCTATACCTTTGCCAGCGAAACTCCGCATTCCCAACAAAATCTCCTTCCACTCTACCATCTACAGCACCCGAAACCTTTAGACTATTAAGGAAAATTCTGATTTTCTACATATCCCTAATACATCCATTTAGAGAAAATTCTCGAATCATCACTATATAGAAACTAAATAACACAaaagagatttcaaaattgGATACAGATGCAACCAAATCCACATGAGGATCATCAGTAGGCTTCAACAAAAACTTGCCCGTGAATCGATTAGCTTCTTCAAAGTAATCCTCAAATAGACATCTCAATGCAAGCTTCCcaaacaacaaattatatgatGATTCCAACATcctgcatcaacaacaacaacaatttctCACAATCGCACAATTACAATTTAACCTATAAATCAGAATCGATCTATTTGATTAGATTAGGTTATACAAAAACTACTTCGAAATCACGCGATTCTAACAAATTGAAAGTATGAGGAtcagatcggagaagaagaggagatggTAGACCTAGTGCGGGCGGAGAGAGGAGGGTAATCAAAGAGCGGAGGAACGAGTACCACCGGAGGCGGTGGTTCTTTTTTGACAAGAGCATTCCCCATTGTTCTagaacggagaagaagagattctgCGACAACGAGAGAGCTTCTTCGATGAATTCAATAGTTAGTGAGAGCTCTCGGCGATAGTCTCGCTTCTGCTTTTGCTTCACGTTTGAATATTTCAACATTCTTCTATATTAAGACTTTATATAGTAATAAACCTAAGCGGCGCTTTAAATTAACCGactaatccaaaaaaaaatctttagaaACTAGACATTatctttgtaaaatttaaatattaaattattcgtataatatttttttcccaattttttggatattatttattgttgTATACAATTTGTCAAGGTTATGGAGAATGTGTTTATGACAGTTTTGGTAATTGCAAGATATTGTGATGCATATGTGAATGTTTTGAAACCATATTTTAAGataacattttattaaatttcaaaattttggttctcTACACTGCTACACAACTGaaaagttgtttttgttttgagatatttttttcttggcaATTCGTGGTGACGATGATGTTGATTTGGAGTTATTGCAGCTTCTAGTGGTGGCTTTTCAAGCCTCCAAATCATCAGTTATTGGCATTGGTGGTATTTCTTTAGCTCACtgatatgttttggttttgccttgatgttgatgttgttgtgaGTTGAGGTATTAGCGTTGCAATGCGTTTGCTGCCTAGTGTTGTGTTTTTACTATGCACTAGTGGAGGTAGTAAGACTAGAGCTGTCAATTGGTCAAAAGGACCATGGGCTCAGCCAAACAAATACTATTACGAACATTTAAAATTTGGCCAAACTAAAACATGGTTTTAGTGGACTCAGCCCAAATAGATCTGCAGTTAGAGGTGGGTTTGACCATTTGGTCAATGGATAAGTCCAccaattaattatttttgcaatcatctgtcttcttctcttcttcttctttcgttttttctGAAATCGAATT from Arabidopsis thaliana chromosome 3, partial sequence includes these protein-coding regions:
- the DEG1 gene encoding DegP protease 1 (DegP protease 1 (DEGP1); FUNCTIONS IN: serine-type peptidase activity, serine-type endopeptidase activity; INVOLVED IN: photosystem II repair, proteolysis, protein catabolic process; LOCATED IN: in 7 components; EXPRESSED IN: 24 plant structures; EXPRESSED DURING: 13 growth stages; CONTAINS InterPro DOMAIN/s: Serine/cysteine peptidase, trypsin-like (InterPro:IPR009003), Peptidase S1C, HrtA/DegP2/Q/S (InterPro:IPR001940), Peptidase S1/S6, chymotrypsin/Hap (InterPro:IPR001254), PDZ/DHR/GLGF (InterPro:IPR001478); BEST Arabidopsis thaliana protein match is: Trypsin family protein with PDZ domain (TAIR:AT5G39830.1); Has 16838 Blast hits to 16778 proteins in 2643 species: Archae - 108; Bacteria - 11023; Metazoa - 354; Fungi - 149; Plants - 421; Viruses - 7; Other Eukaryotes - 4776 (source: NCBI BLink).) yields the protein MATTTSCSLLLSSTLFLHSPPSSHLSFFNLSSSRSSPISLYPIRSKRYFRILSKLSLNDNNRDDDDDTLHFTPFSAVKPFFLLCTSVALSFSLFAASPAVESASAFVVSTPKKLQTDELATVRLFQENTPSVVYITNLAVRQDAFTLDVLEVPQGSGSGFVWDKQGHIVTNYHVIRGASDLRVTLADQTTFDAKVVGFDQDKDVAVLRIDAPKNKLRPIPVGVSADLLVGQKVFAIGNPFGLDHTLTTGVISGLRREISSAATGRPIQDVIQTDAAINPGNSGGPLLDSSGTLIGINTAIYSPSGASSGVGFSIPVDTVGGIVDQLVRFGKVTRPILGIKFAPDQSVEQLGVSGVLVLDAPPSGPAGKAGLQSTKRDGYGRLVLGDIITSVNGTKVSNGSDLYRILDQCKVGDEVTVEVLRGDHKEKISVTLEPKPDES
- a CDS encoding beta-galactosidase (unknown protein; FUNCTIONS IN: molecular_function unknown; INVOLVED IN: N-terminal protein myristoylation; LOCATED IN: cellular_component unknown; EXPRESSED IN: 23 plant structures; EXPRESSED DURING: 14 growth stages; Has 35 Blast hits to 35 proteins in 12 species: Archae - 0; Bacteria - 0; Metazoa - 0; Fungi - 0; Plants - 35; Viruses - 0; Other Eukaryotes - 0 (source: NCBI BLink).), translated to MGNALVKKEPPPPVVLVPPLFDYPPLSARTRMLESSYNLLFGKLALRCLFEDYFEEANRFTGKFLLKPTDDPHVDLVASVSGAVDGRVEGDFVGNAEFRWQSDVDDPHTFVDLSVSTSNPVLLMRSSAYYPKYGIGAFAVYPLISKITGKSSEEYRIMGLRYGSTNLSVGATVTPFSANNELPKHAWLVSKMGSLTVGVQYEPLHGSKDLAKYTDPRNWSCAAGYGVGSQSPLTPSFNIGIELARSSQFIASFYQHVVVQRRVQNPFEENQVVGITNYIDFGFELQSRVDDSKTPPNAPDSLLQVAASWQANKNFLLKGKVGAHSSTLSLAFKSWWKPSFAFNISATTNHRTGNVQCGFGLRVDNLREASYQRADPNFVMLTPNKEHLAEGIVWKMGKRPMYQADVDAENFSELPKELRPSQKIL
- a CDS encoding beta-galactosidase; the protein is MGNALVKKEPPPPVVLVPPLFDYPPLSARTRMLESSYNLLFGKLALRCLFEDYFEEANRFTDGRVEGDFVGNAEFRWQSDVDDPHTFVDLSVSTSNPVLLMRSSAYYPKYGIGAFAVYPLISKITGKSSEEYRIMGLRYGSTNLSVGATVTPFSANNELPKHAWLVSKMGSLTVGVQYEPLHGSKDLAKYTDPRNWSCAAGYGVGSQSPLTPSFNIGIELARSSQFIASFYQHVVVQRRVQNPFEENQVVGITNYIDFGFELQSRVDDSKTPPNAPDSLLQVAASWQANKNFLLKGKVGAHSSTLSLAFKSWWKPSFAFNISATTNHRTGNVQCGFGLRVDNLREASYQRADPNFVMLTPNKEHLAEGIVWKMGKRPMYQADVDAENFSELPKELRPSQKIL
- a CDS encoding beta-galactosidase (unknown protein; FUNCTIONS IN: molecular_function unknown; LOCATED IN: cellular_component unknown; EXPRESSED IN: 23 plant structures; EXPRESSED DURING: 14 growth stages.); the protein is MGNALVKKEPPPPVVLVPPLFDYPPLSARTRMLESSYNLLFGKLALRCLFEDYFEEANRFTGKFLLKPTDDPHVDLVASVSGAVDGRVEGDFVGNAEFRWQSDVDDPHTFVDLSVSTSNPSSAYYPKYGIGAFAVYPLISKITGKSSEEYRIMGLRYGSTNLSVGATVTPFSANNELPKHAWLVSKMGSLTVGVQYEPLHGSKDLAKYTDPRNWSCAAGYGVGSQSPLTPSFNIGIELARSSQFIASFYQHVVVQRRVQNPFEENQVVGITNYIDFGFELQSRVDDSKTPPNAPDSLLQVAASWQANKNFLLKGKVGAHSSTLSLAFKSWWKPSFAFNISATTNHRTGNVQCGFGLRVDNLREASYQRADPNFVMLTPNKEHLAEGIVWKMGKRPMYQADVDAENFSELPKELRPSQKIL